The DNA sequence ATTTTGCTATCTGAAGGAACAGATTTGAACAGACTGAAGACATTCCAGACAAACAGCAGACAGAGAGGACAACTTTTGGAAGAAATTGTGTTAAATCAAAGTAAAATTATTATATTGACACAAATTATCAGTCCACATGGATGTCAAGAACATCATAGACCTTACTGCTGAAGTCAGGACATATATGCCAGTCTGGGTCACAGCTCCTCTGCCGAACATCAATCCGATTGGAATAGTGAGCAGAGACGGATACAATTTTGAAACTATTTCAGCAGGAACACATACCGGAACCCATATAGACGCTCCATACCATTTTGATGAAAACGGGAGAACAGTAGATCAAATAGAATTGAAAACACTTGTCGCAGAAGGCATCTGTTTACAGGTAAAGGCTAACGAAAAAAAGGAGATCGGCCTTCAGGAACTCAAATCGAAATGGAAAAGGGAATTTGACGGAAAGATCATTCTTCTGAATACGGGCTGGAGCAAGAAGAGAGCTTTTACAAAGGAGTTTCTTATGGATTTCCCCGGACTCGGGATGGACACCACGGATTTCCTCATAGAACACAAAATTAAACTCATTGGAATTGACACACTTGG is a window from the Candidatus Sysuiplasma jiujiangense genome containing:
- a CDS encoding cyclase family protein; the encoded protein is MDVKNIIDLTAEVRTYMPVWVTAPLPNINPIGIVSRDGYNFETISAGTHTGTHIDAPYHFDENGRTVDQIELKTLVAEGICLQVKANEKKEIGLQELKSKWKREFDGKIILLNTGWSKKRAFTKEFLMDFPGLGMDTTDFLIEHKIKLIGIDTLGIDPYVHRDFEVHKALLTRDFCFIEDLANLDSLVEGKKYLIVALPLKLKGASGSMARVVALDIF